In Miniphocaeibacter halophilus, the following proteins share a genomic window:
- a CDS encoding recombinase zinc beta ribbon domain-containing protein → MANKIKGSNKADHIYLLSGIMYCGVCGSKMSGLQRHYHRKDGKVITRYYILY, encoded by the coding sequence ATGGCTAATAAAATAAAAGGGTCTAATAAAGCAGACCATATATATTTATTAAGCGGAATAATGTATTGTGGAGTATGTGGTAGCAAAATGTCTGGTCTACAAAGGCATTATCATAGAAAAGACGGGAAAGTTATCACTAGATACTATATTTTGTACTGA